The Reichenbachiella carrageenanivorans region TTGTCCTGGCTATAAAGTGGCTGTGAGCCTGTATCCAAGTCAATGATCGACAACCGGGCATGCCCCATGGCCAATCCTTTTTCATCGTTTTGGTGAAAACCATAGCCATCTGGCCCCCGATGATGGAGCGTACTGGCCATATTTTTCAAATTTATTTCCGCTGCAGACTCTAATCGTCCTGCTTTCCAGTATCCAGTTATTCCGCACATGACCTATTCTATTTCTTCTTTTGGTATTTTATCAAATCTATTGAGAATGGAGATAAACAGCGCCTGCCTCACAAAAACAGCTCCGTGCGCTTGGGTAAAATATAAATTGTGATGGGTGCCGTCGAGCATAGGATCTAGCTCATCGAGCCGAGCCAAGGGATGAAGCACTACCGCATCTTCTTTTAGTTTGGTGTTTTCATCTAGTTTGAACCTAGAATCCAGCGACTTATAACTATCACCCAAAAAGGCAATGGAATTCATATAAATGATATCCAAATCACTAACGACATCATTGATGTCATTGGATATAAATACTTCTATACCAGATTCTTTTACTTTTTGAGTCAACTCCTCTCCCAATGGGTCGGCCATTTCGGAGATAAGAGAAATCTTCTTGATGTTGTCTTTAAACAAAAGTGACATGCGCAAAAAGCTATTGACTGCCCGCATGCTACCTGGTGTCCCTAATATGCCTAGATGAATTCGGTTTTCTGGTTTAAGCTGGCCTTTGAGTTTAGGTTTCCATTTGAGGATGGCAAACCAATCGGCTAGCGATTGCGTAGGGTGCTCGCCTGTGCCATTGCCAGCATTGATGAGGGGAATGCGTAAGTTGCGCATGATTTCATCTACGGCATCAGTATCTGTGTGCCGCATCACCACGCAGTCAGCATAAGCATTAAACATCTCTCCAATATCGGGCAGCGATTCTCCTTTGGCTTGCCCTGTGGACTTGCCTTCAGGTATGCTGATGATCTTGCCATCGAGCCGAAGTACTGCACTTTCAAACGACAATCGCGTCCGTGTACTAGCTTCAAAAAAAGCTGTGATGATGATCTTGCCATCTAGGGGATGTGACTGCGCAATTTCTTTGCTTTCGAGCAGTGCCGCGA contains the following coding sequences:
- a CDS encoding aspartate/ornithine carbamoyltransferase family protein → MVSDKFNPDQSILDQDPLETEGLNLDPQGLLDKDPINLEVLKKLTGQSVLSVDQFDKELVLEVCKFAALLESKEIAQSHPLDGKIIITAFFEASTRTRLSFESAVLRLDGKIISIPEGKSTGQAKGESLPDIGEMFNAYADCVVMRHTDTDAVDEIMRNLRIPLINAGNGTGEHPTQSLADWFAILKWKPKLKGQLKPENRIHLGILGTPGSMRAVNSFLRMSLLFKDNIKKISLISEMADPLGEELTQKVKESGIEVFISNDINDVVSDLDIIYMNSIAFLGDSYKSLDSRFKLDENTKLKEDAVVLHPLARLDELDPMLDGTHHNLYFTQAHGAVFVRQALFISILNRFDKIPKEEIE